DNA sequence from the Trypanosoma brucei gambiense DAL972 chromosome 9, complete sequence genome:
CCGACACTTCGTCAAATACAATTCCTAATGATTCGTTTTGTCATCTGCGCACAGCATCGTCGCCAGATGACTCGGAAGAGGCGGCGAAGAGAAAATCTGAAGGAGAGGCTGGGGAACCGCAAAAACCACCGATTATCCAAAAGTTgggggggaagaaatttCCTTTGGAGATGCCCCAATCATTCGTGGATCTTCCTGAAGAAATGTTCGAAGAGGCCAAGCGAAAGCAAGAAGAGTGGGTGGCGAATATCCTTCTGACAAGTGACGAAGGCGATCAACTGCTTCAGCGCGTGAAGGCTGGCGGCGCCTCTAGCAGCCACTTGACGAAAGGAGAGCAGCTCATGCGGCACTTTCTTATGAAACCGATGTTGGATGTGAGCGCCAATAAGTTTCACTGCGGAATCGACGTCTTTACCGGTCCTGCACAGCATACACAAGCTCTTCTGTGTTCTGTCAATCATGTGGACCCTGTTGAACCATTTGCTGTACCTCAGGGGACGCGCTTCATGCATATAAAGTATCGCAATGTACTGCGAGAAGAGGCAGTTGTTAAGGGAGATGATTCCTCAAACAATCTATCCGTGTCGGAGGCTCTTGAGGAATGGGGTGGTAAGACGATATTTACACGTGTCGATTGCGCCCACGAGCAAAATAAGAATGAAGTGGCCGAAATGTTGAGTAAGTCACATTTGTTTGGTGAACTCAAGCCATCCAACTACTCAAAAAGCCTCCTGAAAGGTGTTATGGCATCTTCTTCAACATCACCCGCAACTGCAGTGTTTTTACGCCTTAACCCTCTTTCACCTAACCGGTCGCCAGAGTGGTTGCTTTACCAGAATATGTTTGGCGGCTATAGGCCGATTACTCCGAGACTCATTGATGTGTCTACTATCGGGCACATTTTACTAAACTCGTGCGAACGCCACTTTCAACGGGCGGAAGAGCGGTACCTCCGGTGCCTAGAGCAAACTAAAACTCGAGCAACTAATAGTGAAATGGTACGTATGCTGGTTGAGTCAGTCTTCAGGGAGTCGTATGTTTTGACGGAATTCCAAGAGTCATTTGTAAAGGAACTAGAGTCTCGTTATTGCTATCCAGAACTCGTGGCGAAGACCATGTACGAAATTTTGTGTTACTTTGATGCAACGATGGCGGCACAGCCACTGGTGGATCTCTACCTTAGCTGCATCCGGGGTTTCGAGTCCCCTACACGTATTCATTACATCACGTACGTAATGCACCAAATATCGGCCAACTGGCCCTCCTCCAACCCAGAGGAAGCAATAGAAAAGGAGGACGTACTCACATTACTTGAACATGTATATAAGAGAGCTTCCGGTGTGATAAGTATGGGCCCCAGTGAAATCATCTCTGAGTACCAACTAGCCACACACTCTGCTCCAATTACACTTAACGCACTCCGTGGTTACCTGGTGACTATCATGCTTCATTATGAAGATCCATTGTCACTTTACTTTAATGGTCTGCTTAGTTACCGTGCGAAGTCCAACTCCGTTGTGACCATGAACTATGAACAATTTGAGGCAGCATTGGAGGGGACATGGGAGGAGGCGGTGGAGGGAAAACTTTTCATCCGGTATCTTGTTTCTGGATGTGGTTTCAACAAAACCGAGGAACTTTCAACAAAGGAATTGGCATGTGTCGCGACGAGTATGTGGAGTTCACACATGTGGAAGAGTATGTAAAGTGGCGGAGGTTTTGGTCGTCGTGAGGATgggtgttgtttgttgttgttttgtgtgtgtgtgtgtgtttgttgcgCTTTTGTTGGGGTGGGATTTGTGACGCTGGTTGCCGGAGGAGATTCAGCCGTTACTTTCTTTATGTAGAGTTACAGTGAAATGGGCTTTTATCGTGTCCTAGGGCTGTATTGTGAACAATAAAACTGCAAACCCCCGGTTGTAGGTGCTTGTTCTAGACTCCTTATCTTACCCGAAGCAAATTCACCGGTATCTTTCCTTGTTGTAGTTTTAAAGTTTTCGCCAGCATGAGTATGGAGGAAGGGGGCTTTGTCTCTACCATATTGGTTAATGtttttcgtatatatatatatattgttccCTGTACTACACGAAGTTGTATGCTGCGCTAAACTTGTTGTTCGCTGGAATAAactacatattttttttatactttGTCAttacccctccccccccccttctgcACGAAGGACCTTACACGCATATGCAGACAGTGCTACAGATAGTAAAGGACCACAAGAAACTCACTTGAATACCGCGCATAACCATAGAGTAGTGTACGTATCATCATACATTTAAATTGCGTCCTGCAATTATATGCGAGGTCAGCCTTAAAGGCAAGGAAAGAATGACTTCTCACAACATAGTGATGAGGCAAAGGACACTAAATGAGTTTTTCCCTCAAACCCCTTCAGCGGCTGGCACACACGGTAGAACAATAGTGCTGCCATggcaggaaaaaagagatgaaaaCAACTCGCCGCATGGTTACATAGGCTGGGATATCGTAACTGCAGCTCTAATGGAGTCGGATACGACAGACACATCAAACCTCAGAATACTTCTTCAGGTGCTTTATACGCGTAAAATTATTTCTGAAACTCGTCAGGTGCTGTGCTTTGGGGTACTTTGTCATGTTCTCGATCACGTCATGACTGCTGAAGAACGTGtgcagtttttttgtttcactttaCCCTGGATGAAGCGCGCCGTACTCCGGGGACCTGAGTTGTTTCCCCAAGAGATTCCTATTTTATCACAGAGTGATACCCATCGTTTGCTGTTCACACATGAAGAGGCCTCAACACTGCTGGTTTGTggttttttctcccttttccagGGAAGATCTCAGGTGCATAAATTTGGAAGCTCTTCTGGGCTACACAAACTTCCTTCCTTTAACTTTGTGCGCCTTCTTTGCAATGAAAAGCCTGATCGGTTTAGCAGTCAATGTGCGAAGGTGCAGTGTTTACTACAGTATTTTAGATATTGCGCTCGTTGCACGAAGGAAGTGTGGCCGTGCGTGGAGATCTATCGCGTTGCACGTACATCCTTTCCTGACTTTGAAAGAAGCACCCGCGCTATGGAGCCTGTCGTAATTTCCGAAAACTCGCTCATTGAAGAGAGTTATACGAACCTACAAGTGGATTTCGCCAACCGGTGTATCGGGGGTGGTGTTTTGTCTTCTGGTTGTCTCCAAGAGGAGATACGCTTCGTCACATCTCCGGAGCTACTTCTTTCTTGTCTCGTTTGTGAGGAGCTGTTAGACAATGAAGTGGTGTTTGTTGCCGGCGCCGCATCCTACAGTGTTACGGAGGGTTATGCGAAGACTTTCCGTTATATTAGCGGGTGTACACCGGACATTATTCCTTTAAGTGACCGGATGTTCAGGGTGGATTCATGCGAGCAAGGGATGCATGTAGATAAAGTGCCTGTTAAGCTAGTTGGGAGAAATGATGAGGCTCCAAGGTTTGTGCGCAACACGTGTATAGTGGCCATGGACGCAGTCGATTTCAGTGATGCCGTGGACAACCAATTTCGTAAGGATTTTATAATCCGTGAAACCCATAAAGCTTTTGTGGCATTCAAAGGAATCCCTGACAGCACTCTATCATCCGTGCACTCTGGTCCTATTGCGACGGGGAACTGGGGCTGCGGTGCCTTTGGTGGCGATAGAGAACTTAAACTGTTATTACAGTGGTGTGCGGCCTCTCAGGCAGGACGACCGTTAATTTATTCCGCGTTCGGTGATGTTGCGTTATGCAGTGGTTTTCATAAAGTTTACAAGAAGCTACGCGAAGAGGAATGGACCGTAGGGGAGGTTTTTACTATGATTCTGTTCTGCTCCAGCATGTTTCCGAGACCACGCAACCAGTTGTTTGAGTGCTTCCTCACAATGCCGTGGTGTCGCCTTCCTCTGGGCACACATCTGGTGTTAATTTAGAAAAGATGAGAATTGTAGGGCGGGTAAATTGGTGGCATTGTTCGTGTAACTTcatttctgttattttcattttcttttttcgcgTGTCTGTGTGTGCATCTCCATGAACTTTGTATTGTTATTcttctttctatttctgttcttttgttttttttgtgactaTCGCAGCCTCATAGTTCGTTGAATACTTCTGCATAAGTATATTATTAGGAGCATAATTCAAACATACACCATTATGCAAACAGATTTTGGAGATGCCACTACTTTTTCCCTGAGGCCGGACCACAAGCGGAAGTTCCGACCGAATGATATCCGCCCAGTTGTTCGTAGCCTTCTTGAATCGAGGCTTGAGAATGAAGTTTACAAGGCGGACGAGATGCAGAGCATTAGCAAAGAAATTGCTGACGGCGTCCGTGATCGGATTCGGTCTATGGAACTTGAGCGATACAAAATAATGGTGCATTGTATGATCGGGGAGCAACGTGGGCAGGGACTTCGCGCTGGTTGCAAAATGTTTTGGGATTCTGATACGGATGACTACTTTGAGGAGGTTTACGTGACTCAACATCTCTTTGCTGTGGTGACGGTATTCGGCCTCTATCAATATTAAAAGGCGGATTGATCGCTGGCCGGGAAAGGACAGGGATTTTGGAACCAACGCTATGCATCACTTTGGGACAACTCTTCCACCGTGTCTATTCGCTCAGGTCCATatctttccttattttattaCCTCTTCTTTCTGTTCGTTTACTTTATATTCTTTCCCATATTCCATGGATAGGAGATTATCCGTgtgtaaatatatgtgtatgttttgaaaaaaaaaaaatgaccgGTTTCCCCTCAGCAAGGTGTGGCATACAACTTGGCATGACATGTTGTATAGTTATGAATGAATGTCGCATCACTTGAGGTTTCCTCTCACTTACTGCCGCACCTCACACACTTCTGGTGGCGAAATGAATTCATAGGAAGGGGGAGTGGGAAATACAGtcgagaaggaaagaaaggaggagtggtgattaaaaaaggggggaagataACGCCAGTGAGAGCTAGAAGTGTTCGTTATTTCCTGTTTGTTCCTCTCAagaatgtttgtgtttctttttttctttacaacTGACTTTTAAAACACTGAGGTTGTCGATGCATCGAAAAATCTTTGCATGCGATATGGCCGTTAGTATTCACGGTGGTTCACCAGACCCCCGCGCAATCTGTTTGCGTTATGTTTTTTCACCCCTTTCTATACTTCTTTATTCCTCATTTCCACCGACTAAAGGGTTTGCAGCATCGACGGCAGCAATATATATAACGAAATTCATATCTTATACATTaaatatacatttatatttacgcttaggttttttaaaaaaagagaaaaaatcaTATAGAATTGAAGAAGGATATAGAGAGGGGAATAAAGCGATGCAGAAAAATGCACCTAAGTTTTCCGTCAGTAAATGGAACATCCTACCGGCAAATCGCCGTAGCAAATTTTTCTGGGAAAAACTCAATGAATACCTAGAACCTTTGTTGAGCGCCGATTTTCCTCTCATGGATGAGGAGTTTCGCGGTCTCTGTAATGTAGCGAATCAGCCCCCAGGAACGCACCCGGTTCTTAGCGAAACCCTCATAGCAACAGTGAAGAATTTGCGCAGCTACTGTGAGGGTGTTACCCTATGGAACCCATTGTCCCTCGCCGCCCATCTCGACATACCACCAACTGATGTCATTGAACAATTACTGCTCGCTAAGGAGGCTGGTTTAGTTTCCATGGTCTTTGTTGTTCCCTGTCAGTCATGCGGGTGTGATATGTTACGTGCGAACTCAGTGGGTGAAATATGCTTTAGAGCGACATATCATAAAAGCAATGTTATTGACTGCCCAATGTGCACAGATCGTAACGAGGTTGACAACCTCGCCAGGGTTGCCGTGTACTTTCAAGATGCCACACCCTTACCCCTGTTATCGCGAAAATTTCATCGTTTGTTTTATAGTCAGGAAGTGGTGCGGCGGTGTTTGGAAACAGTGTTTTGCCCACAAGATTGTGCTTTCATGTTTAACATGAGACTGCCTGAAGGAACGTTCCTAATTATTGCCCCTGGTTTGGGCGTGATTGTTCAGTTGGAGGTAGAGACTGGCGCGCAGTTCTTGGAGCGCAACCGTCCGTATCATGATGTTCGCCTTTTGCTATCAAAGTTCGTAACTGAAAATAACTCAGATTCTGCTGAAACCGCCAATGTGGCTCAAGATCGAAATATAATTAAGGTGAAGCATGGTAAACTGTCCTTCCGTGTGTTTAACGATACACAGCATGCAACCTTCTTGGATATTTGCATAGCTTTCGATGTACGACTGGAATTCTTGTCTCCAAAGAAGCCCGTAGTTACGACCGTGCCGATGCTCCTCCACCACTCGACGCGGGGCCTGCGCTCCCCCTTGTTTTATCTGTTTACTCCAGCACCACCAGGTGTGAGGACGAGCGGTGTTTACGTGCTGCATTCCTTTGAAATGCCGAACCAGGACATGGAGGAAGTAATTTTGTCTGGCAGTGACTCTACCGTCGCTGTCATACGTGAGGTCCACCGCTATTCGTTAGAGGACCATAGTGGCCTTTTACTATCTGTAGGCGTCGGTGGTGCAACTTTCGAGTCATCCTTTATGTCCTACACCGCTGCCTTGGCCTCCTCGTTGTGCTTTGCACAACGCTTAGTAACTCGACTTGGCAATGACATCGCAGGAGCTCTGTCCTGCAGCATCACTGCAGGTGAGCTTTATATGGCTTCCTTTAAGGGGCAgtatgatgatgacgaaAACGAACGTTCCGCTTACCCTAGTGTGCAGATTATTGGACCTGCGGTGTATGCAGGACATCATCCACCGCCTGCCGTAGATCCACCCTGCACGAACGAGCTAATGCAAAAATACACTCGTAACGTTCGCTTTGAAATGCGCGTGGTATCAGACGACAATACAGGCGTTTGTCTCAAGTCCCTCGCCGCAGATGAGATGTTGGATCCGTTTCTGACTTACATGCAGGAAAACTTTGCGGGGGtggaaataaaggaagagCCACAAGcattagttgttgttgttccacTAGATACGCTCAATGCAAAGGTGAAACTTGCTTCCTTAGTGGACTCAACAACATATACTAAGGAAATACATGGCCCCTTTGGTTAGGAGGAATCTTGACTAGAGTATTATGTGAAAGGTGCGAGTATGAACTTTGGCGAACACATGTAACCATGTAAATATAGAAGTAAACAGAGAAGGAGAACAAGGGAGGGAAACGGAAAGGCAaagggaagcaaagaaaaaaggaaagaggaagggtgTATAGGAAGTGCCGAGCGATGACagaagggggggggtaaTTATTTATAAATGGATGAACGCACTAAC
Encoded proteins:
- a CDS encoding dynein light chain, putative; its protein translation is MQTDFGDATTFSLRPDHKRKFRPNDIRPVVRSLLESRLENEVYKADEMQSISKEIADGVRDRIRSMELERYKIMVHCMIGEQRGQGLRAGCKMFWDSDTDDYFEEVYVTQHLFAVVTVFGLYQY
- a CDS encoding poly(ADP-ribose) glycohydrolase, putative, giving the protein MTSHNIVMRQRTLNEFFPQTPSAAGTHGRTIVLPWQEKRDENNSPHGYIGWDIVTAALMESDTTDTSNLRILLQVLYTRKIISETRQVLCFGVLCHVLDHVMTAEERVQFFCFTLPWMKRAVLRGPELFPQEIPILSQSDTHRLLFTHEEASTLLVCGFFSLFQGRSQVHKFGSSSGLHKLPSFNFVRLLCNEKPDRFSSQCAKVQCLLQYFRYCARCTKEVWPCVEIYRVARTSFPDFERSTRAMEPVVISENSLIEESYTNLQVDFANRCIGGGVLSSGCLQEEIRFVTSPELLLSCLVCEELLDNEVVFVAGAASYSVTEGYAKTFRYISGCTPDIIPLSDRMFRVDSCEQGMHVDKVPVKLVGRNDEAPRFVRNTCIVAMDAVDFSDAVDNQFRKDFIIRETHKAFVAFKGIPDSTLSSVHSGPIATGNWGCGAFGGDRELKLLLQWCAASQAGRPLIYSAFGDVALCSGFHKVYKKLREEEWTVGEVFTMILFCSSMFPRPRNQLFECFLTMPWCRLPLGTHLVLI